The genomic DNA CCGCGTCATGAAGCAAACCCGCCATGCAAACGGACGGATAGCGTGGAACACGGGGCAACAGGGACCACTGGCAACCGTACTGCCCGAAGAATTTCCAGAAATAGAAGACGCCACGCGCTTTTGGGCTGGCCTCCGCTGGATAAACGCCGGGGAAAAATCATTTCAACAGATGTTCTGGCTAAGCGACCCCAACGTATTCGCGTTCTTCGGCATCGAAGTCCTGACAGGCGATCCCCAGACCGCATTACAGGACCCATTTTCAGTAGTTATAACAGAACCCATCGCCCGGAAATTTTTCGGAACCATCAATCCAATCGGCAAAACAATCACAGTAGATCACAACCTATTTGGCGGCACATATCAAATCACGGGCTTAATACGACAAGCACCCCACAACTCGCGGTTTCAATATGACTTCATCACCGCCACCATGCCACAGGGCGTTCGCCAGCGCAGATCGTGGGATCACTGGTTGCCGCCAGCGTACTCGCGCCCGGCAAACACATACCTGCGCCTGAAACCCGGAGCCAAACCCGAAGACATCGCCCCCAAATTGCCAGAACTCGTCGAACGCTACGCGGAAATCGCAGAAGACGAAAGCGAAACCGTGCGCTATTATCTCCATCCCGTCTCCCGCATGCACCTGTATTCCAAAGTCGATATGGCCGGATTTACTGGCGACGCGGGAAGACCCTACAAAGACATACAGCAAATCTATCTGCTGGGACTCGTGGGATTCTTCATCCTCACAATAGCCTGTATCAACTTCATGAACCTCTCCACAGCCCGATCCGCCAGCCGCGCGAAAGAAGTGGGACTCCGAAAAGTCGTGGGCGCATATCGCTCCCATCTCATAAAACAATTCCTTGGCGAATCCCTCCTCTTATCAGCCCTATCCGCCTGTATAGCACTCGGATTGGTATATCTCGCACTACCCCCGTTCAGCGCATTTGTGCAAGAAAACCTCACCCTGAACAGCGGATTAATCCTCTGGATCCTGGGAATCACCCTCTTCGTCGGGCTAATATCCGGAAGCTATCCCGCACTCTACCTCTCTGCCTTCGAACCCGCAACCGTATTGAAAGGCGGAGCGATCAAAGCCGGATCAGCCCCAGCCCGCGTGCGAAAAGGACTTGTCGTATTGCAATTTGCCATCTCGATTATATTGATCATAGGAACCATCATTGTAGCCGATCAGATGCGATTGATACGGGAAAAAGACCTGGGATTTAACAAAAAAGAAGTCGTCGTCGCCTCAATCTTCCGACAAGACCGATATCAGAGCAATGGCGGACAGTTGCAAAAGCGATATCTTCAGATAAAAGACGCATTCTCACAACACCCGAACATCACAACCGTATCTGCAACATCGCATTTGCCGGGAAACAGCTGGCCTAACCGCGAGTGGTTCTTCCCAGAAGGCGACCCAAACCGGGGCGTTGAAGTACGCGTATTTGGCGCAGACGAGGCATTTATAGACTGCTACGACATACCCCTGCTATCCGGGCGAAATTACGACCGCACATATGCGGAACGCGCGTGGGAAAGACGCGGCAAACCCGGAGAACTATTCGTCATAAACGAAACAGCAGCAAAAGTATTTGGCTGGACAGACCCCAGAGGAAAAATACTGAACTCACACGTTCGAAAAGGACATGTGATCGGCGTAGTCAAAGACTTTCACTATCGACCCCTCTACGAAACCATCGAACCACTGGTCATCACAGCCGCGTGGTATCGCCTCAGCCACCTCTCCATGCGGATTCGACCAGCACCCGAAACAATGGCATTTCTACAACGCACCTGGACGCAATTTCTCCCCACCCGCTCGCCCGAAATCGCCTTTGCGTCCGACCCGTTGGAACGCTGGTATCGGGACGACCAGCGCACGGGACAAATATTCAGCGCGGCATTTGTCATCGCAATCTTTGTCGCGTGTCTGGGACTATTGGGACTGGCAGCCTTCACCGCAGAACAGCGCACAAAAGAAATCGGGATACGCAAAACAATGGGTGCATCCGTCTGGAATCTCGTAATACTGCTGTGCAGAGACTTCGTCATACTCGTCGGAATAGCAAACCTGATCGCCTATCCGATTATTTATCTGGCAATGGAACGGTGGTTGCAGCATTTCGCCTATCGAATCGAACTCGGCGCAACCCCATTTGTCCTGGGAAGCCTCCTGACATTGGGAATCGCGCTATTAACCGTAAGCACACAGGCGTGGAAAGCCGCCCGAACAAATCCCACTGAGACATTGCGATATGAATAAGGAATAATCCCATGCAATACCACCTTGCACAAATAAAAGCATTCTGTGACGCGCATCCAATCGGCGCAAAAGTCCTGATCGTTCCCACCATGACCACCGGACACGACCTCGCAATCGCACTTGCGGCAACGGGATATTCGTGGCTGAACTTGCAAATCGAAACCCCGCGCAGCCTCGCGGAAAAAGATGCGGGAGCCCATCTCATCGAGGAAGGGTATTCGCGCATGGCGCAAGACGCGGACTTATTCTATCTGGACGAAATGATCCCCCAGGCCGTGCGTGAAATCGATGATGAATACTTCGCGCAACAG from Gemmatimonadota bacterium includes the following:
- a CDS encoding ABC transporter permease codes for the protein MKQTLYLAKNYLTIAIRNLLRHPGYSLINLSGLALGMACAVLLAIYIAYELSYDRFRPEVARTYRVMKQTRHANGRIAWNTGQQGPLATVLPEEFPEIEDATRFWAGLRWINAGEKSFQQMFWLSDPNVFAFFGIEVLTGDPQTALQDPFSVVITEPIARKFFGTINPIGKTITVDHNLFGGTYQITGLIRQAPHNSRFQYDFITATMPQGVRQRRSWDHWLPPAYSRPANTYLRLKPGAKPEDIAPKLPELVERYAEIAEDESETVRYYLHPVSRMHLYSKVDMAGFTGDAGRPYKDIQQIYLLGLVGFFILTIACINFMNLSTARSASRAKEVGLRKVVGAYRSHLIKQFLGESLLLSALSACIALGLVYLALPPFSAFVQENLTLNSGLILWILGITLFVGLISGSYPALYLSAFEPATVLKGGAIKAGSAPARVRKGLVVLQFAISIILIIGTIIVADQMRLIREKDLGFNKKEVVVASIFRQDRYQSNGGQLQKRYLQIKDAFSQHPNITTVSATSHLPGNSWPNREWFFPEGDPNRGVEVRVFGADEAFIDCYDIPLLSGRNYDRTYAERAWERRGKPGELFVINETAAKVFGWTDPRGKILNSHVRKGHVIGVVKDFHYRPLYETIEPLVITAAWYRLSHLSMRIRPAPETMAFLQRTWTQFLPTRSPEIAFASDPLERWYRDDQRTGQIFSAAFVIAIFVACLGLLGLAAFTAEQRTKEIGIRKTMGASVWNLVILLCRDFVILVGIANLIAYPIIYLAMERWLQHFAYRIELGATPFVLGSLLTLGIALLTVSTQAWKAARTNPTETLRYE